A region from the Flavobacteriales bacterium genome encodes:
- a CDS encoding tetratricopeptide repeat protein has protein sequence MKTLALSLLLLTSFLGDIEDNEKQLYKKATAAFEKGNYEEAILKYEELTAMNNTNSEYHFLTGLSYYKSRKDLAKAVEYFNSTIDTFDGDTIAETYYYLGRSYREQGEFTKAKAAFETFEHFLKDNDDGNALRTEIEVEYQWVENALAHEERLKNGLRVEDMSSDLNSVYGDYAPVYVEELDLLAFTSRRPGVSNELAFDNKYYEDIYFCKRRDSNWVLLSDEEHDFIFDIENTDGHDSYIAYESQKDLYIYRENKIFQQRYENGAWTTLSEFELVNDGSKHTPSVSFSPDGNVLYFAHKETTGEGGKDIYFARKNEKNEWSKPKNLAKVNTRFDEDGPFVSRDGKTLYFSSKGHNSMGGFDFFKLDLTDENAEPVRMPEPYNSLADDIFIDISNDERHGFISSNRNGSIGDMDIFEIFYKPYQTKFEGLAVYENDQTPAAAEIIIIDKTTNKEVTRITPDPKTGKYEVVLENSKTYVFNVNGTEDHQAFSNELVVPEQERDINSIQLIALKKIMNEEGQHNANVLAITSDFDNNANTISIENQPEFKAENELVNVILDTIPIELFKMADANFERFFGYNQNEITNEARFNTFLANLEKAIKQESKIVIEIEASASKVPTRTFRTNTRLAKRRAEVPRKKIEAYFKSKNIDISEAIVFNENCKVQGPSYKNDFEKNRLMYEQFQFVKIRVTKAN, from the coding sequence ATGAAAACTCTTGCTTTGAGCTTATTACTTTTGACTTCTTTTTTAGGAGATATAGAAGATAATGAAAAACAACTTTATAAAAAGGCTACTGCCGCTTTTGAAAAGGGTAATTATGAGGAGGCAATACTTAAATATGAGGAATTGACTGCTATGAATAATACCAATAGTGAATATCATTTTCTTACAGGACTCTCTTACTATAAATCGAGAAAAGATTTAGCTAAGGCTGTAGAATATTTTAATAGTACTATTGATACTTTTGATGGAGATACTATTGCTGAGACTTATTATTATCTAGGGCGTTCATACAGAGAACAAGGTGAGTTTACAAAAGCAAAAGCAGCTTTTGAAACCTTTGAGCATTTTTTAAAAGATAATGACGATGGGAATGCACTACGTACAGAGATAGAAGTCGAATATCAATGGGTTGAAAATGCCCTAGCGCATGAAGAGCGTTTGAAAAATGGCTTACGAGTTGAAGACATGAGTAGTGATTTGAATAGTGTATATGGTGATTATGCTCCTGTTTATGTTGAGGAATTAGATTTGTTAGCATTTACTTCAAGAAGACCTGGTGTCTCAAATGAGCTTGCTTTTGACAATAAATATTATGAAGATATATACTTTTGTAAGCGAAGAGATAGCAATTGGGTGTTATTATCTGATGAAGAACATGATTTTATTTTTGATATAGAAAATACCGATGGACATGATTCTTACATTGCCTATGAAAGTCAGAAAGACTTATACATTTACAGAGAGAATAAAATTTTTCAGCAGCGTTATGAAAATGGAGCTTGGACAACATTAAGTGAGTTTGAATTGGTTAATGATGGTTCTAAGCATACCCCAAGTGTTTCTTTTTCACCAGATGGTAACGTCCTTTATTTTGCTCATAAAGAAACTACAGGTGAAGGAGGAAAGGATATTTATTTCGCCAGAAAAAATGAGAAAAATGAATGGTCAAAGCCTAAAAATTTAGCAAAAGTGAATACGCGTTTTGATGAAGACGGGCCATTTGTTTCTAGAGATGGTAAAACATTATATTTTTCATCAAAAGGTCATAATAGTATGGGGGGATTTGACTTCTTTAAGTTGGATTTAACAGACGAAAATGCTGAACCAGTTCGTATGCCTGAACCATATAATTCATTAGCAGACGATATTTTCATTGATATTAGTAATGATGAACGCCATGGATTTATTTCATCAAATAGGAATGGTTCAATAGGGGATATGGATATTTTTGAAATTTTCTACAAACCTTATCAAACGAAATTTGAAGGATTGGCTGTTTATGAAAATGATCAAACACCAGCAGCTGCAGAAATTATTATCATCGATAAAACAACTAACAAAGAGGTGACTCGAATTACTCCTGATCCTAAAACAGGAAAATATGAAGTTGTTTTAGAGAATAGTAAAACATATGTGTTTAATGTAAATGGAACAGAAGATCATCAGGCATTTTCAAACGAATTAGTTGTTCCTGAGCAAGAAAGAGATATCAATTCAATTCAATTAATAGCGTTGAAAAAAATAATGAATGAAGAAGGGCAACACAATGCTAATGTGCTTGCAATAACTTCTGACTTTGATAATAATGCCAATACCATTTCTATAGAGAATCAACCAGAATTTAAAGCAGAAAATGAGTTGGTAAATGTGATTCTAGATACTATTCCAATTGAGCTGTTTAAAATGGCTGATGCTAATTTTGAACGCTTTTTTGGGTATAACCAAAATGAAATCACAAATGAAGCTCGTTTTAATACCTTTTTAGCGAATTTAGAAAAAGCTATTAAACAGGAGAGCAAGATTGTGATAGAAATAGAAGCTAGTGCTTCAAAAGTTCCTACTCGTACATTTAGAACCAATACTAGATTGGCAAAAAGAAGAGCTGAAGTTCCTCGTAAGAAAATAGAAGCTTATTTTAAAAGTAAAAATATTGATATAAGCGAAGCTATTGTTTTTAATGAAAACTGTAAAGTACAAGGACCTAGTTACAAAAATGACTTTGAGAAAAATAGATTGATGTATGAGCAATTCCAATTTGTAAAAATTAGAGTGACTAAAGCTAATTAA
- a CDS encoding DsbA family protein, whose protein sequence is MNTKETSQSNNPLLCDPQTGSCEVDYHIENDSASNHEVQLTEQQLKIIYFTDPICSSCWGIEPQLKRLKLEYGEQLDITYRMGGLLPDWSYNSGGISKPSDVAHHWDEVSAYYDMPIDGDVWLEDPLDSSYPPSITFKAAQLQSSKKALLFLRAIREMVFLKKVNISKQEHLLTAAKSVGLDEKQLQKDILGKALLLFQEDLELARKYGVRGFPTLIFINKSGVQEMIFGAKAYTDYEAAVQKALPTIVKNTYDKDWETLFSKFKSLTAREFSELSETPRAQAEQVLNTLTQKGFLLKFSTKNGSIWTKQ, encoded by the coding sequence ATGAACACCAAAGAAACATCCCAATCGAATAATCCCCTCTTGTGCGATCCTCAAACGGGGAGTTGTGAGGTTGACTATCACATTGAAAATGATTCGGCTTCAAACCATGAAGTTCAATTAACTGAGCAACAATTAAAAATTATCTACTTTACCGATCCTATTTGTTCTTCCTGCTGGGGTATAGAGCCTCAACTCAAAAGATTAAAATTAGAATATGGCGAACAGCTAGATATAACATATAGAATGGGTGGTCTATTACCCGATTGGAGCTATAATAGTGGCGGTATTAGCAAACCTTCCGATGTAGCACACCATTGGGATGAAGTGAGTGCATACTATGATATGCCTATTGATGGCGATGTGTGGCTAGAAGATCCGCTTGATTCATCTTATCCTCCATCTATTACTTTTAAAGCAGCACAGCTTCAATCTTCTAAAAAGGCATTGTTATTCTTAAGAGCAATTAGAGAAATGGTCTTTCTCAAAAAGGTTAATATTTCAAAACAAGAACATCTTTTAACAGCTGCAAAAAGTGTTGGTTTGGATGAGAAACAACTCCAAAAAGATATATTGGGAAAAGCGCTCCTTTTGTTTCAAGAAGACCTGGAGCTAGCCAGAAAATATGGAGTTAGAGGATTCCCTACCTTAATTTTCATCAATAAATCAGGCGTTCAAGAAATGATTTTTGGTGCGAAAGCATATACTGATTATGAAGCTGCTGTACAAAAGGCATTGCCTACAATTGTAAAAAACACTTACGACAAAGATTGGGAAACACTTTTTTCTAAATTTAAATCTCTTACCGCACGTGAGTTTTCAGAATTATCAGAGACTCCTAGAGCCCAAGCAGAACAAGTACTGAACACACTGACTCAAAAAGGATTTTTATTGAAGTTTAGTACTAAAAATGGTTCGATTTGGACAAAACAATAA
- a CDS encoding DMT family protein — MEIYLVPLMLFISSILMAFAWLGHIKFKDKKLIIALLISWLLVLPEYLLNVLATRLGTGIYKPSEMGAINLCTGVICVAIVSKLFLGEKLSTRKVVGFVLMAISVLLIV; from the coding sequence ATGGAAATTTATTTAGTCCCATTAATGTTGTTTATCTCTAGTATCTTGATGGCTTTTGCTTGGTTGGGGCACATCAAATTTAAAGATAAAAAACTGATTATTGCTTTGCTTATAAGTTGGCTATTGGTTCTACCAGAATACTTATTAAATGTACTCGCTACACGTTTGGGAACAGGCATATACAAACCTAGTGAAATGGGAGCTATAAACCTTTGTACTGGGGTAATTTGCGTCGCTATTGTTTCAAAGCTATTTTTAGGAGAAAAATTGAGTACAAGAAAAGTAGTTGGTTTTGTCTTAATGGCAATTAGTGTCCTCCTCATTGTCTAA
- a CDS encoding DMT family protein has protein sequence MLIFSSAIMALAWLGHLKYKDDLSFTMATLLAWFLVLPEYILNVTAIRWGIGLYQPSEMAAINLSSGVVFITLVSHFILGEELTMQKYIGFGLMIVAMVLISEPKSSPSNNNNN, from the coding sequence ATGTTAATTTTTTCCAGTGCAATAATGGCATTAGCTTGGCTTGGTCATCTCAAATATAAAGATGATTTGAGTTTTACAATGGCGACTTTATTAGCTTGGTTTTTAGTTCTTCCTGAATACATTTTAAATGTTACTGCGATTCGTTGGGGCATTGGTTTATATCAACCTAGTGAAATGGCTGCAATTAACTTGTCTTCTGGGGTTGTTTTTATCACATTAGTCTCTCATTTTATCTTAGGAGAGGAACTTACAATGCAAAAATATATTGGGTTTGGATTAATGATAGTCGCTATGGTTTTAATCTCAGAGCCAAAGTCTTCTCCATCTAATAACAACAACAATTAA
- the modA gene encoding molybdate ABC transporter substrate-binding protein, translating into MKLLFITLLSVSLFSCSNLVSEQQKLNIAVAANMKVAMDSIVPIFNAKTGINCQLYTNASGTLCSQIEQGAPYGIFVSADNSYPRYLFEKGLANKPKVYGLGTLVLVLRPEVNIQALDQTLLSSEVKKIALAFPDNAPYGKAGEEVLINLGLKERLQSKVVIGESVGQVNQLFASNAVDAAFTSYSFLKSYQKPVNYIEIEQSLYSEIRQSAVSIISENNEAENSRDKFMNFLTTNECLRILDFYGYRQHK; encoded by the coding sequence ATGAAATTATTGTTTATAACGCTATTGTCTGTTAGTCTTTTTTCTTGTTCGAATTTAGTTTCTGAACAGCAAAAATTGAATATTGCAGTGGCAGCAAATATGAAAGTAGCAATGGATTCAATTGTACCTATTTTTAATGCTAAAACAGGGATTAATTGTCAATTGTATACGAATGCTTCGGGGACTTTATGTTCGCAGATAGAGCAGGGAGCTCCTTATGGAATTTTTGTTTCTGCTGACAATAGTTATCCAAGGTATTTATTTGAAAAAGGACTAGCAAATAAACCAAAAGTATACGGGCTAGGAACGTTGGTGTTGGTGTTGCGTCCAGAAGTAAATATTCAAGCTTTAGATCAAACGCTTTTAAGTTCAGAGGTAAAGAAAATAGCCTTAGCTTTTCCTGATAATGCCCCTTATGGTAAAGCAGGAGAGGAGGTTTTAATCAATCTTGGCTTAAAGGAGCGCTTACAAAGTAAAGTTGTAATTGGAGAGAGTGTAGGCCAGGTCAATCAGCTTTTTGCTTCTAATGCTGTAGATGCTGCTTTTACAAGTTATTCGTTTTTAAAATCGTATCAGAAACCAGTGAATTACATTGAAATAGAGCAGTCTCTTTACTCTGAAATACGTCAGAGCGCTGTGTCTATTATTTCTGAAAACAATGAAGCTGAAAATTCTAGAGATAAATTTATGAATTTTTTAACCACAAATGAGTGCTTACGTATTCTTGATTTTTATGGTTATCGTCAACATAAATGA
- the modB gene encoding molybdate ABC transporter permease subunit, which yields MMDLIPIYITLKLGVLTTLILLLIAIPLAYFFAFSKWRIKVLFESLIMLPIVLPPTVLGFYYLSFLGPNSVIGMFFQDYFGFSFAFSFEGILFGSIVYCLPFMITPITEGFRAIPKNLLYAADTMGKSKISILTKVMLPYIKQFLLNGIMLTFAHTLGEFGLILMIGGKMEDTRVASVEIYDQMNMLNFELAGDYALVLLLISFLLIFIINLTRKKSGQLHHN from the coding sequence ATGATGGATTTAATCCCAATATACATAACATTAAAACTAGGAGTGCTTACAACGTTAATTCTACTGTTGATAGCTATTCCTTTGGCTTACTTTTTTGCTTTTAGTAAATGGCGCATTAAAGTGCTCTTTGAAAGTTTAATAATGTTGCCCATTGTATTGCCTCCAACAGTATTAGGGTTTTATTATTTAAGCTTTTTGGGCCCTAACTCAGTAATTGGGATGTTTTTTCAGGATTATTTTGGCTTTTCATTTGCTTTTTCATTCGAGGGGATTCTTTTCGGCTCCATTGTTTATTGTCTTCCTTTTATGATCACACCTATTACAGAAGGGTTTAGAGCTATTCCTAAAAACCTACTTTATGCTGCCGATACCATGGGGAAGTCTAAAATTAGTATTTTAACTAAAGTGATGCTCCCCTATATTAAACAGTTTCTGTTAAATGGTATTATGTTAACTTTTGCTCATACGTTAGGTGAATTTGGATTGATCTTAATGATTGGTGGTAAAATGGAAGATACAAGAGTTGCTTCAGTCGAAATATATGATCAAATGAATATGTTGAATTTTGAGCTAGCTGGGGATTATGCATTGGTATTGTTGCTGATTAGTTTTTTACTAATTTTTATTATTAACTTAACAAGGAAGAAAAGTGGACAATTACATCACAATTAA
- a CDS encoding ATP-binding cassette domain-containing protein, whose protein sequence is MDNYITINTSVNFNSGNRVVDLSFSHQIAIGKITGVYGPSGVGKSSFFKLISGIVKPDKGEIGVGNEVWYSSAKKINVLPRDRSVAFVFQDYNLFPNMTVYQNLLYASSNNEIPPFIMQLANQIGVEEYMYSYPSELSGGQQQRAAILRAFAQESKLILMDEPFSSLDDEIAMSLIEIIKKMVQERQLTVIVASHRKEVLINLADDVLLFKMDGKHHLQKVTEAFC, encoded by the coding sequence GTGGACAATTACATCACAATTAATACCTCCGTCAATTTTAACTCTGGGAATAGAGTCGTTGACCTTTCTTTCTCACATCAAATAGCTATTGGGAAAATAACTGGTGTATATGGACCCTCAGGAGTAGGGAAGTCTAGCTTTTTTAAACTGATCTCTGGAATTGTTAAACCTGATAAGGGGGAAATAGGAGTTGGAAATGAAGTCTGGTATTCATCTGCAAAAAAAATAAACGTTTTGCCTAGAGATCGATCTGTAGCTTTTGTATTTCAAGATTATAACTTATTTCCTAATATGACGGTTTATCAAAATTTGTTGTATGCGTCTTCAAATAATGAAATTCCACCATTTATTATGCAGTTAGCTAATCAGATAGGTGTTGAAGAATATATGTATAGTTACCCGTCTGAACTATCGGGAGGACAACAACAAAGAGCAGCTATTTTAAGAGCCTTTGCTCAAGAATCGAAGTTAATTTTAATGGATGAGCCTTTTTCTTCTTTGGATGATGAAATAGCAATGAGTTTGATTGAAATTATTAAAAAAATGGTTCAAGAAAGGCAATTGACAGTAATCGTAGCTTCACATAGAAAAGAGGTACTGATAAACCTAGCAGATGATGTATTACTATTTAAGATGGATGGTAAGCATCATCTACAAAAGGTAACAGAGGCGTTCTGTTAA
- a CDS encoding VCBS repeat-containing protein, whose product MNKTTLPYLLILFSLLACQNEENSNTKAIAQQEPPETHQTKALFKKLDKDESGLYFENQLIETAESNILNYEYLYNGSGVAIGDINNDGLPDIFMGGNFFGGRLFLNKGNLKFEQISEKAGVFFEGFTTGVSFVDINNDGYDDIYMCRSKSASPNERRNILLINNQDLTFTDQAKEYGIDDPGYCTNSIFFDYDNDNDLDLYVLNHRTDFKNAVVIPIRGAALPYTQSDVNYTSDRLYENKNGKFIDVTQKAGIANNRFGLGVFAADLNEDGWLDLYVANDFNDKDQILINNQKGGFEDQIENYLDHMSKNSMGCEVGDFNNDGLLDIVTLDMTPEGNYRQKQLSNSTTYDMYHLGLKRGLGHQILRNCLHLNDGNGYAEIGQAVGMSHTDWSWAPILADFDNDGLKDLFISNGYYRDVTDLDYVKHGSASVISSSGGLSSNWQMQMIANAQSTPIVNYLFKNNGNLEFEDISEQNWGDAPSFSNGCVYADLDLDGDLDLIWNNLDQPAAIYANQSELLKNNFIAFTSDATKCRVYVYQNGKKQMIDLNPYRGYMSSHHAIAHFGLGNNALVDSVVFIQNGNAPKVIIQPESNRYWHLTDSLGSSTHTPQRKLSSPIKLEKVFSLLENHEAIKTYNDFKHEPLLSRKNSSIGPTYCKGDLNGDGLEDLFITGESGVAGKLLFQTSQKDFNIKIDPAIQADINQCDAGAALLDIDNDGDLDLYVVSGGYLFQADDSMYQDRLYLNDGLGNFKKSPLPQITSNGSSILIHDFNDDQRKDILVLAGAKPNSYPLEDQSFILFNHIDSLQLTNQFLPNKGQLGICNDIEKLLINKEEVFIIAREWNNLLALQWKDGKLVDISDQIGITNTHGIWNDLYKIDLDKDGQQDLIAGNVGINDFFKVSPEKEAYLIAGDFFGSKKIEALHFYHYKDQQPYSKHSLDQLLKSNPLFRKIFPKYKDYSTSTMADFLQQLPTKEYQENKLQMKNSVSLYNNGSKLRPQPLPKMAQFSEVHGALVKDLNHDNIDDLVIIGNNFDVDIKQGKLDAGGVQLFLSNGIANKAFDSFNYYRIGKDEYREIITIDDQVFILDKAYNLWELH is encoded by the coding sequence ATGAATAAAACAACTCTCCCATACTTGCTTATCCTTTTTTCTCTATTGGCTTGTCAAAATGAAGAGAACAGTAATACAAAAGCGATTGCTCAACAAGAGCCCCCTGAGACTCATCAAACGAAAGCTTTATTCAAAAAGCTCGACAAAGATGAATCTGGTTTGTACTTTGAGAACCAGCTCATTGAAACAGCGGAATCAAACATCTTAAATTATGAATATCTCTACAACGGTTCTGGGGTTGCAATTGGAGACATCAATAACGATGGACTACCTGATATATTCATGGGAGGAAACTTTTTTGGAGGCCGTTTATTTTTAAATAAAGGAAACTTAAAATTTGAACAAATTTCCGAAAAAGCGGGAGTATTTTTTGAAGGATTTACAACAGGTGTCTCTTTTGTAGATATTAATAACGATGGATATGATGACATATACATGTGCAGATCCAAATCTGCTTCACCAAATGAGCGGAGAAACATTTTGTTAATCAATAACCAAGACTTAACTTTTACAGACCAAGCCAAAGAATATGGTATAGATGATCCTGGTTATTGTACCAACTCCATTTTTTTTGATTACGATAATGACAACGATTTAGATTTATACGTTTTAAATCATCGAACAGATTTCAAAAACGCAGTTGTTATACCAATTAGAGGAGCAGCACTCCCTTATACACAATCTGATGTAAACTATACTTCTGATAGATTGTATGAAAATAAAAATGGAAAATTTATAGATGTCACTCAAAAAGCTGGTATCGCTAACAATCGATTTGGGCTAGGTGTTTTTGCTGCAGACCTTAATGAAGATGGATGGCTTGATTTATATGTTGCCAATGATTTTAATGATAAAGACCAAATCTTAATTAATAACCAGAAAGGAGGGTTTGAAGATCAGATTGAAAATTACCTTGATCACATGTCTAAAAACTCAATGGGATGTGAAGTTGGTGATTTTAATAACGATGGTCTATTAGACATCGTAACACTAGACATGACACCTGAAGGAAATTACAGACAGAAGCAACTCAGTAACAGTACGACTTATGACATGTATCATCTGGGGCTTAAAAGAGGTTTAGGTCATCAAATTCTAAGAAACTGCTTACATCTTAACGATGGAAATGGTTATGCTGAAATAGGTCAAGCAGTTGGCATGTCCCATACTGATTGGAGTTGGGCTCCTATTTTAGCCGACTTTGACAATGATGGATTAAAAGATTTATTTATTTCGAATGGTTATTATCGAGACGTTACGGATTTAGATTACGTAAAACATGGATCTGCAAGTGTTATTAGTTCTTCTGGAGGTTTAAGTAGTAATTGGCAAATGCAAATGATTGCCAATGCCCAATCTACACCTATAGTAAATTACTTGTTTAAAAACAATGGCAACCTTGAATTTGAAGATATCTCTGAACAAAATTGGGGAGACGCTCCCTCTTTTAGTAACGGTTGTGTTTATGCCGACTTAGACCTAGATGGGGACTTAGATTTAATATGGAATAATCTTGACCAACCGGCAGCAATTTATGCAAACCAATCTGAATTATTAAAAAATAATTTTATTGCTTTTACGAGTGATGCTACCAAATGCAGAGTATATGTTTATCAAAATGGCAAAAAGCAAATGATAGACCTTAATCCCTACAGAGGTTACATGTCAAGCCACCATGCTATTGCACACTTTGGATTAGGAAATAATGCTCTTGTAGATTCTGTTGTTTTTATTCAAAACGGAAACGCACCTAAAGTCATTATTCAACCTGAGTCAAATCGATACTGGCATTTAACTGACAGCTTAGGTTCTTCTACGCATACTCCTCAAAGAAAGCTAAGTTCTCCTATTAAATTAGAGAAGGTCTTTTCCTTACTAGAAAACCATGAAGCAATCAAAACATACAATGACTTTAAACACGAACCTCTTTTATCAAGAAAAAATTCTTCGATAGGTCCTACTTATTGTAAAGGTGATTTAAATGGTGATGGACTGGAAGATCTATTTATAACTGGAGAAAGTGGAGTTGCTGGAAAGTTATTATTTCAGACTAGTCAAAAAGACTTCAACATAAAGATAGACCCTGCAATACAAGCGGACATCAATCAATGTGATGCTGGAGCTGCATTGTTAGACATTGACAATGATGGTGATTTGGACCTCTATGTCGTAAGTGGAGGATACCTTTTTCAGGCAGATGACTCCATGTATCAGGATAGACTATACCTCAATGATGGCTTAGGTAATTTCAAAAAAAGTCCTCTACCCCAAATAACCTCTAATGGGTCTAGTATTCTTATTCATGATTTTAATGATGACCAGCGAAAAGATATTTTGGTATTAGCAGGTGCAAAACCTAACAGCTATCCTTTAGAAGATCAATCTTTTATATTATTTAATCATATTGATAGTCTACAACTCACCAATCAGTTTCTCCCTAATAAAGGGCAATTGGGTATTTGTAATGACATTGAAAAACTCCTCATCAATAAAGAGGAAGTTTTTATTATAGCCAGAGAATGGAACAATTTATTAGCCCTCCAATGGAAAGATGGAAAACTTGTAGATATCAGTGATCAAATAGGTATAACAAATACCCACGGTATATGGAATGACCTATACAAAATAGACCTAGATAAAGATGGTCAACAAGATTTAATTGCGGGTAACGTAGGTATCAATGATTTTTTCAAGGTTAGTCCAGAAAAAGAAGCGTATTTAATTGCAGGTGATTTTTTCGGATCGAAAAAAATTGAAGCACTACATTTTTATCATTATAAAGACCAACAACCTTACAGTAAGCATAGTTTAGATCAACTATTAAAATCGAACCCTCTTTTTAGAAAGATTTTCCCAAAATATAAGGATTATTCTACAAGCACTATGGCAGACTTTTTACAACAACTTCCAACCAAAGAATATCAAGAGAATAAGCTACAAATGAAAAACTCGGTTTCACTATATAATAACGGGAGTAAACTTAGACCTCAACCTTTACCTAAAATGGCTCAATTTTCTGAAGTACATGGTGCTCTTGTTAAGGATCTTAATCATGACAATATTGACGATTTAGTTATTATTGGTAATAATTTTGATGTCGATATAAAACAAGGAAAACTAGATGCAGGTGGCGTTCAATTATTTTTAAGTAATGGAATTGCTAATAAAGCATTTGATTCATTTAATTATTATAGAATAGGTAAAGATGAATATCGAGAAATCATAACAATTGATGATCAAGTATTCATTCTCGACAAAGCATATAACTTATGGGAACTTCACTAA
- a CDS encoding vanadium-dependent haloperoxidase, giving the protein MANIKNLFIFLFFIANIIVGCSNEEHREKELEHSSIQFDFSIELSKAHSCLDSAIIDDFFSPPVAARIYMYPFLAANECYQLATNQKGYVLDSVDSKAIKSKAKSSASSIFAFYHVSQELVYTNTYLKNGVRNFEQNLLRSGYSQESIDQVKVYGEAVAQQIIKKIQTDGYLETRSMKIYEPLQEVGHWIPTPPEYANALEPHWEVLTTICLDSASQFRCPTPPPYSLDKNSLFYQELMEVIEKTASIKEVNDPHIAIAKFWDCNPFVPIHQGHVTVAEKKLTPGGHWLRIAQNAMQDQKLKFSDRLKIYNVLSMGIYDGFISCWEAKYHYNYIRPITVIKKDFNESWEIPLYTPNFPEYPSGHSVISGVSAKILTNYIGENYAFVDSSELAFGMAPRAFSSFNEARDEAAMSRLYGGIHFRSAIENGVDQGSLIGEFVLRKFEDE; this is encoded by the coding sequence ATGGCTAACATCAAAAATCTCTTTATTTTTTTATTCTTTATCGCCAATATTATTGTTGGTTGTAGTAATGAAGAACATCGAGAAAAAGAGCTGGAACATTCCTCAATTCAATTCGATTTTTCAATTGAACTAAGCAAAGCTCATTCCTGTTTAGATTCTGCAATAATTGATGACTTTTTCTCTCCTCCTGTTGCTGCCAGAATATATATGTACCCTTTTTTAGCGGCCAATGAATGTTATCAATTAGCCACCAACCAAAAAGGTTATGTGCTAGATTCAGTGGATAGTAAAGCTATTAAATCAAAGGCTAAATCAAGTGCTAGTTCAATCTTCGCTTTTTACCACGTTAGTCAAGAACTTGTTTATACCAACACTTATCTAAAAAACGGTGTGCGTAATTTTGAACAAAACCTTCTACGATCAGGATATAGTCAAGAATCAATTGATCAAGTCAAAGTATATGGAGAGGCTGTAGCTCAACAAATAATAAAAAAAATTCAAACAGATGGTTATCTAGAAACAAGGTCCATGAAGATTTATGAACCACTTCAAGAAGTTGGACATTGGATACCTACACCTCCTGAATACGCCAATGCTTTGGAACCTCATTGGGAAGTTTTAACCACTATTTGTTTAGACTCAGCATCTCAATTTAGATGTCCTACACCACCACCCTATTCTTTGGATAAGAACAGTCTTTTTTATCAAGAACTCATGGAAGTTATAGAAAAAACAGCTAGTATAAAAGAGGTCAATGATCCACATATTGCCATAGCAAAATTCTGGGATTGTAATCCTTTTGTTCCTATACACCAAGGTCATGTTACTGTTGCTGAAAAGAAACTAACCCCTGGAGGACATTGGTTAAGAATTGCACAAAATGCAATGCAAGATCAAAAGCTTAAATTTTCTGATCGCTTAAAAATATACAACGTACTATCTATGGGAATTTACGATGGTTTTATTAGTTGTTGGGAAGCTAAATATCACTATAATTATATCAGACCAATAACTGTAATAAAAAAAGACTTTAATGAAAGTTGGGAAATACCATTATACACTCCTAACTTCCCTGAATACCCAAGTGGTCACAGCGTTATTTCTGGGGTTTCTGCTAAAATTTTAACCAATTATATTGGAGAAAATTATGCCTTTGTTGACAGTTCTGAATTAGCATTTGGAATGGCACCAAGAGCTTTCTCTTCCTTTAACGAGGCTAGAGATGAAGCTGCCATGAGCAGACTTTATGGAGGAATACATTTTAGATCAGCAATAGAAAATGGTGTTGATCAGGGAAGCTTAATTGGTGAATTTGTTCTTAGAAAATTTGAAGATGAATAA